The following coding sequences are from one Ovis canadensis isolate MfBH-ARS-UI-01 breed Bighorn chromosome 7, ARS-UI_OviCan_v2, whole genome shotgun sequence window:
- the LOC138443420 gene encoding myosin-6, protein MTDTQMADFGEAAQYLRKSERERLEAQTRPFDIRTECFVPDDKEEFVKAKILSREGGKVTAETETGKTVTVKEDEVLQQNPPKFDKIEDMAMLTFLHEPAVLFNLKERYAAWMIYTYSGLFCVTVNPYKWLPVYNAEVVAAYRGKKRSEAPPHIFSISDNAYQYMLTDRENQSILITGESGAGKTVNTKRVIQYFASIAAIGDRGKKDNVNANKGTLEDQIIQANPALEAFGNAKTVRNDNSSRFGKFIRIHFGATGKLASADIETYLLEKSRVIFQLKAERNYHIFYQILSNKKPELLDMLLVTNNPYDYAFVSQGEVSVASIDDSEELMATDNAFDVLGFTPEEKAGVYKLTGAIMHYGNMKFKQKQREEQAEPDGTEDADKSAYLMGLNSADLLKGLCHPRVKVGNEYVTKGQNVQQVYYSIGALAKAVYEKMFNWMVTRINATLETKQPRQYFIGVLDIAGFEIFDFNSFEQLCINFTNEKLQQFFNHHMFVLEQEEYKKEGIEWEFIDFGMDLQACIDLIEKPMGIMSILEEECMFPKATDMTFKAKLYDNHLGKSNNFQKPRNIKGKPEAHFSLIHYAGTVDYNIIGWLEKNKDPLNETVVGLYQKSSLKLMATLFSSYASADVGDSSKGKGGKKKGSSFQTVSALHRENLNKLMTNLRTTHPHFVRCIIPNERKAPGVMDNPLVMHQLRCNGVLEGIRICRKGFPNRILYGDFRQRYRILNPAAIPEGQFIDSRKGTEKLLGSLDIDHNQYKFGHTKVFFKAGLLGLLEEMRDERLSRIITRIQAQARGQLMRIEFKKILERRDALLVIQWNIRAFMGVKNWPWMKLYFKIKPLLKSAETEKEMATMKEEFGRLKETLEKSEARRKELEEKMVSLLQEKNDLQLQVQAEQDNLNDAEERCDQLIKNKIQLEAKVKEMTERLEDEEEMNAELTAKKRKLEDECSELKKDIDDLELTLAKVEKEKHATENKVKNLTEEMAGLDEIIAKLTKEKKALQEAHQQALDDLQAEEDKVNTLAKSKVKLEQQVDDLEGSLEQEKKVRMDLERAKRKLEGDLKLTQESIMDLDNDKLQLEEKLKKKEFDINQLNSKIEDEQALALQLQKKLKENQARIEELEEELEAERTARAKVEKLRSDLSRELEEISERLEEAGGATSVQIEMNKKREAEFQKMRRDLEEATLQHEATAAALRKKHADSVAELGEQIDNLQRVKQKLEKEKSEFKLELDDVTSNMEQIIKAKANLEKMSRTLEDQANEYRAKLEEAQRSLNDFSTQRAKLQTENGELSRQLEEKEALISQLTRGKLSYTQQLEDLKRQLEEEGKAKNALAHALQSARHDCDLLREQYEEETEAKAELQRVLSKANSEVAQWRTKYETDAIQRTEELEEAKKKLAQRLQDAEEAVEAVNAKCSSLEKTKHRLQNEIEDLMVDVERSNAAAAALDKKQRNFDKILAEWKQKYEESQSELESSQKEARSLSTELFKLKNAYEESLEHLETFKRENKNLQEEISDLTEQLGEGGKNMHELEKVRKQLEVEKLELQSALEEAEASLEHEEGKILRAQLEFNQIKAEIERKLVEKDEEMEQAKRNHLRVVDSLQTSLDSETRSRNEALRVKKKMEGDLNEMEIQLSQANRTASEAQKHLKVAQAHLKDTQIQLDDAVRANDDLKENIAIVERRNNLLQAELEELRALVEQTERSRKLAEQELIETSERVQLLHSQNTSLINQKKKMESDLTHLQSEVEEAVQECRNAEEKAKKAITDAAMMAEELKKEQDTSAHLERMKKNMEQTIKDLQHRLDEAEQIALKGGKKQLQKLEARVRELENELEAEQKRSVESVKGMRKSERRIKELTYQTEEDRKNLLRLQDLVDKLQLKVKAYKRQAEEAEEQANTNLSKFRKVQHELDEAEERADIAESQVNKLRAKSRDIGAKQKMHDEE, encoded by the exons ATGACCGATACCCAGATGGCCGATTTTGGGGAGGCAGCCCAGTACCTCCGCAAGTCAGAGAGGGAGCGACTGGAGGCCCAGACACGGCCTTTCGACATCCGTACCGAATGCTTCGTGCCGGATGACAAGGAAGAGTTCGTCAAGGCCAAGATCCTGTCCCGGGAGGGAGGCAAGGTCACTGCCGAGACGGAGACTGGCAAG ACGGTGACCGTGAAGGAGGACGAGGTATTGCAGCAGAACCCGCCCAAGTTCGACAAGATCGAGGACATGGCCATGCTGACCTTCCTGCACGAGCCTGCGGTGCTTTTCAACCTCAAAGAGCGCTATGCAGCCTGGATGATCTAC ACCTACTCCGGCCTCTTCTGCGTCACAGTCAATCCCTACAAGTGGCTGCCCGTGTACAATGCCGAGGTGGTGGCTGCCTACCGGGGCAAGAAGAGGAGCGAGGCGCCTCCCCACATCTTTTCCATCTCCGACAACGCCTACCAGTACATGCTGACAG ATCGggaaaaccagtccatcctcatcAC TGGAGAATCCGGGGCAGGGAAGACTGTGAACACGAAGCGTGTCATCCAGTACTTTGCCAGCATTGCAGCCATAGGTGACCGTGGCAAGAAGGACAATGTCAATGCAAACAAG GGCACCCTGGAGGACCAGATCATCCAGGCCAACCCTGCCCTGGAGGCCTTCGGCAATGCCAAGACCGTCAGGAATGACAATTCCTCTCGCTTC GGAAAATTCATCAGGATCCACTTTGGAGCCACTGGAAAGCTGGCTTCTGCAGACATAGAGACCT acctcctggagaagtCCCGGGTGATCTTCCAGCTGAAGGCTGAGAGGAATTACCACATCTTCTACCAGATCCTGTCCAACAAGAAGCCAGAGCTGTTGG ACATGCTGCTGGTCACCAACAACCCCTACGACTACGCCTTCGTGTCTCAGGGGGAGGTGTCCGTGGCCTCCATCGACGACTCCGAGGAGCTCATGGCCACAGAT AACGCCTTCGACGTGCTGGGCTTCACTCCTGAGGAGAAAGCCGGCGTCTACAAGCTGACAGGCGCCATCATGCACTACGGAAACATGAAGTTCAAGCAGAAGCAGCGGGAGGAGCAGGCGGAGCCGGACGGCACCGAAG ATGCTGACAAGTCCGCCTACCTCATGGGGCTGAACTCAGCCGACCTGCTCAAGGGCCTGTGCCACCCTCGGGTGAAGGTGGGCAACGAGTACGTCACCAAGGGGCAGAACGTCCAGCAGGTGTACTACTCCATCGGGGCGCTGGCCAAGGCAGTGTACGAGAAGATGTTCAACTGGATGGTGACGCGGATCAACGCCACCCTGGAGACCAAGCAGCCTCGCCAGTACTTCATAGGGGTCCTGGACATCGCCGGCTTTGAGATCTTCGAC TTCAACAGCTTCGAGCAGCTCTGCATCAACTTCACCAACGAGAAGCTGCAGCAGTTCTTCAACCACCACATGTTCgtgctggagcaggaggagtacAAGAAGGAGGGCATCGAGTGGGAGTTCATCGACTTCGGCATGGACCTGCAGGCCTGCATCGACCTCATCGAGAAG CCCATGGGCATCATGTCCATCCTGGAGGAGGAGTGCATGTTCCCCAAGGCCACCGACATGACCTTCAAGGCCAAGCTGTACGACAACCACCTGGGCAAGTCCAACAACTTCCAGAAGCCGCGCAATATCAAGGGGAAGCCGGAAGCCCACTTCTCCCTGATCCACTACGCCGGCACGGTGGACTACAACATCATAGGCTGGctggagaaaaacaaagaccCGCTCAACGAGACGGTGGTGGGCTTGTACCAGAAGTCTTCCCTCAAGCTCATGGCCACGCTCTTCTCCTCATATGCCTCCGCTGATGTCG GGGACAGCAGTAaaggcaaaggaggcaagaaaaaggGTTCATCATTTCAGACAGTGTCAGCCCTCCATCGG GAGAATCTGAACAAGCTAATGACAAACCTGAGAACCACTCATCCTCACTTTGTGCGCTGCATCATCCCCAATGAACGGAAGGCTCCCG GGGTGATGGACAACCCCCTGGTCATGCACCAGCTGCGCTGCAATGGCGTGCTGGAGGGCATCCGCATCTGCAGGAAGGGCTTCCCCAACCGCATCCTCTACGGGGACTTCCGGCAGAG GTATCGCATCCTGAACCCAGCGGCCATCCCCGAGGGTCAGTTCATTGACAGCAGGAAAGGGACAGAGAAGCTGCTGGGCTCCCTGGACATTGACCATAACCAGTACAAGTTCGGCCACACTAAG GTGTTCTTCAAGGCGGGGCTGCTGGGGCTGCTGGAGGAGATGCGGGACGAGAGGCTGAGCCGCATCATCACCCGCATCCAGGCCCAAGCCCGGGGTCAGCTCATGCGCATTGAGTTCAAGAAGATCCTGGAGCGCAG GGATGCCCTGCTGGTAATCCAGTGGAACATTCGGGCCTTCATGGGGGTCAAGAACTGGCCCTGGATGAAGCTCTATTTCAAGATCAAACCACTGCTGAAGAGcgcagagacagagaaggagatggccacCATGAAGGAGGAGTTTGGGCGCCTCAAAGAGACACTGGAGAAGTCGGAGGCTCGGCGcaaggagctggaggagaagatggTGTCCCTGCTGCAGGAGAAGAACGACCTGCAGCTCCAAGTGCAGGCG gaacaagacaacCTGAATGATGCGGAAGAGCGCTGTGACCAGCTGATCAAGAACAAGATCCAGCTGGAGGCAAAGGTGAAGGAGATGACCGAGAGGTTGGAGGACGAGGAGGAGATGAACGCTGAGCTCACTGccaagaagcgcaagctggaagaTGAGTGCTCTGAGCTCAAGAAGGACATTGATGACCTGGAGCTGACCCTGGCCAAGGTGGAGAAGGAGAAGCACGCAACAGAGAACAAG GTGAAGAACCTGACAGAGGAGATGGCTGGGCTGGATGAGATCATCGCCAAGCTGACCAAGGAGAAGAAAGCTCTGCAAGAGGCCCACCAGCAGGCCCTGGATGACCTTCAGGCTGAGGAGGACAAGGTCAACACCCTGGCCAAGTCTAAAGTCAAGTTGGAGCAGCAGGTGGATGAT CTGGAGGGATCCCTGGAACAGGAGAAGAAGGTACGCATGGACCTGGAGCGAGCTAAGCGGAAGCTAGAGGGTGACCTAAAGCTGACCCAGGAGAGCATCATGGACCTAGACAATGACAAACTGCAGCTGGAAGAAAAGCTCAAGAA GAAGGAGTTTGACATTAATCAGCTGAACAGTAAGATTGAGGATGAGCAGGCACTGGCCCTTCAGTTgcagaagaaactgaaggaaaACCAG GCACGCAtagaggagctggaggaggagctggaggctgAGCGCACCGCCAGGGCCAAGGTGGAGAAGCTGCGCTCAGACCTGTCCCGGGAGCTGGAGGAGATCAGCGAGCGGCTGGAGGAGGCCGGTGGGGCCACATCCGTGCAGATTGAGATGAACAAGAAGCGCGAGGCTGAGTTCCAGAAGATGAGGCGGGACCTGGAGGAGGCCACGCTGCAGCATGAGGCCACAGCGGCCGCCCTGCGCAAGAAGCACGCTGACAGCGTGGCCGAGCTGGGCGAGCAGATCGACAACCTGCAGCGTGTAAAGCAGAagctggagaaggagaagagCGAGTTCAAGCTGGAGCTGGACGACGTCACGTCCAACATGGAGCAGATCATCAAGGCCAAG GCCAACCTGGAGAAGATGTCCCGGACACTGGAGGACCAGGCCAATGAGTACCGGGCAAAGCTAGAAGAGGCCCAGCGTTCCCTCAACGACTTCTCCACCCAGCGAGCCAAGCTGCAGACCGAGAACG GTGAGCTGTCCCGGCAGCTGGAGGAAAAGGAGGCACTGATCTCCCAGCTGACCCGAGGGAAGCTGTCTTACACCCAGCAGCTGGAGGACCTCAAGAGGCAGCTGGAAGAGGAGGGCAAG GCAAAGAACGCCCTGGCTCACGCACTGCAGTCCGCCCGGCACGACTGTGACCTGTTGCGGGAGCAGTAtgaggaggagactgaggccaaGGCCGAGCTACAGCGCGTCCTGTCCAAGGCCAACTCAGAGGTGGCCCAGTGGAGGACCAAGTACGAGACGGACGCCATCCAGAGGACcgaggagctggaggaggccaA gaagaagctggCCCAGCGGCTGCAGGACGCCGAGGAGGCCGTCGAGGCCGTCAACGCCAAGTGCTCCTCGCTGGAGAAGACCAAGCACCGCCTGCAGAATGAGATCGAGGACCTGATGGTGGACGTCGAGCGCTCCAACGCGGCTGCCGCTGCCCTGGACAAGAAGCAGAGGAACTTCGACAAG ATCCTGGCCGAGTGGAAGCAAAAGTACGAGGAGTCGCAGTCGGAGCTGGAGTCCTCGCAGAAAGAGGCGCGCTCCCTCAGCACCGAGCTCTTCAAGCTCAAGAACGCCTACGAGGAGTCCCTGGAGCATCTGGAGACCTTCAAGCGCGAGAACAAGAATCTGCAGG AGGAGATCTCCGACCTGACTGAGCAGCtgggagaaggagggaagaatatGCACGAGCTGGAGAAGGTCCGCAAGCAGCTGGAGGTGGAAAAGCTAGAGCTGCAGTCGGCCCTGGAGGAGGCCGAG GCCTCTTTGGAGCATGAAGAGGGCAAGATCCTCCGGGCCCAGCTGGAGTTCAACCAGATCAAGGCAGAGATTGAGCGGAAGCTGGTAGAGAAGGACGAGGAGATGGAGCAGGCCAAGCGCAACCACCTGCGGGTGGTGGATTCACTGCAGACCTCCCTGGACTCGGAGACGCGCAGCCGCAACGAGGCCCTGCGGGTGAAGAAGAAGATGGAGGGCGACCTCAACGAGATGGAGATCCAGCTCAGCCAGGCTAACAGGACAGCCTCAGAGGCCCAGAAGCATCTGAAAGTTGCCCAAGCCCATCTGAAG GACACCCAGATCCAGCTGGACGACGCAGTCCGTGCCAACGATGACCTGAAGGAAAACATCGCCATCGTGGAGCGGCGTAACAACCTGCTGCAGGCCGAGCTGGAGGAGCTGCGGGCCCTGGTGGAGCAGACAGAGCGGTCCCGGAAGCTGGCGGAGCAGGAGCTGATTGAGACCAGCGAGCGGGTGCAGCTGCTGCACTCCCAG AACACCAGCCTCATCAACCAGAAGAAGAAGATGGAGTCAGATCTGACTCATCTCCAGTCAGAAGTGGAGGAGGCGGTGCAGGAGTGCAGGAACGCTGAGGAGAAGGCCAAGAAGGCCATCACGGAT GCCGCCATGATGGCGGAGGAGCTGAAGAAGGAGCAGGACACCAGTGCGCACCTGGAGCGCATGAAGAAGAACATGGAGCAGACCATCAAGGACCTGCAGCACCGGCTGGACGAGGCGGAGCAGATCGCGCTCAAGGGCGGCAAAAAGCAGCTGCAGAAGCTGGAGGCCCGGGTGCGGGAGCTGGAGAACGAGCTGGAGGCCGAGCAGAAGCGCAGCGTGGAGTCGGTCAAGGGCATGAGGAAGAGCGAGCGGCGCATCAAGGAGCTCACGTACCAG ACGGAGGAAGACAGGAAGAACCTGCTGAGGCTGCAGGACCTGGTGGACAAGCTGCAGCTGAAGGTCAAGGCCTACAAGCGCCAGGCCGAGGAGGCG GAGGAACAGGCCAACACCAACCTGTCCAAGTTCCGCAAGGTGCAGCACGAGCTGGACGAGGCGGAGGAGCGGGCGGACATCGCAGAGTCCCAGGTCAACAAGCTGCGGGCCAAGAGCCGCGACATTGGCGCCAAG caaAAAATGCATGACGAAGAGTGA